GTCGTCATCTTCATCGCACACATTTCCAGCGGAGTCCTCGTCGTCATTGAGCTGGACTGGATTACTTGCTTCCACGCAATTGTCGTCCGTACTGGAACGCCATCGCCATCCAAGTCATTCTGGCAAGCATCTCCCCGTCCGTTACCGTCCAAATCGGTTTGGTCCGGATTCGGAACCAGTCTGCAATTGTCCACTTCATCCGATATGCCGTCGTTGTCGTCGTCCGCGTCACACGCGTCGCCTGACCCGTCTTGATCGGCGTCAAGTTGAGTTACGTTTGCAACCGTCCGGCAGTTGTCGTCTCCGTCACTCAGCTGATCCTCATCGGAGTCCGAATCCTGGAAATCGGGTGTGCGGTCGCCATCCGTGTCGACAGCCGGAGTGAGGAGATCCGAATCCCCCGCTTCCACAGCGTCCGTGATTCCGTCTTCATCCGAATCGACGTCGGACCGGTCTGGATTTCCATCTTGGTCAGTATCTACTGTGGTGCCCGGGTACGATTCATCCACGTCGTAAATGAAATCGCCGTCCTCATCGGTTTCCGGGGGAACCGAGGTCGCATCGGCTGGATTTGTAGAGGCCAGAAATTCTCGAAGCTCGCTAAAACCGTCTTGATCAAAATCGTCGGCAGAGTTGTTGACCACATCCGGATCGAGGAGTGCGTTCTTGTACGCGGGGTTGGCGTCTCCATCCCCTCGAATAAATCCAATTCCATAATAAATCTCGAAACCG
The sequence above is a segment of the Bdellovibrionota bacterium genome. Coding sequences within it:
- a CDS encoding thrombospondin type 3 repeat-containing protein, coding for MADVQNPAIPVTESVVVKVHSAGLPDEVGEAVFTTENGSVDTDDDRIPDGFEIYYGIGFIRGDGDANPAYKNALLDPDVVNNSADDFDQDGFSELREFLASTNPADATSVPPETDEDGDFIYDVDESYPGTTVDTDQDGNPDRSDVDSDEDGITDAVEAGDSDLLTPAVDTDGDRTPDFQDSDSDEDQLSDGDDNCRTVANVTQLDADQDGSGDACDADDDNDGISDEVDNCRLVPNPDQTDLDGNGRGDACQNDLDGDGVPVRTTIAWKQVIQSSSMTTRTPLEMCAMKMTTTTTSWTHRTTVHLFRMNARRIPTATALVTYVMKTTMGTACWTKRIPVLSFSIRINPTRTATVREIYVKEAGPLRSTFQGERRGAHGRPRFTLFRYICWA